From Sceloporus undulatus isolate JIND9_A2432 ecotype Alabama chromosome 6, SceUnd_v1.1, whole genome shotgun sequence, one genomic window encodes:
- the GSDME gene encoding gasdermin-E — protein sequence MFAKATKNFVKEVDSGGDLIPVPNLNNLDKLQFLSLVTKKKKMWCWQKPKYHILSVTLNDVLAKGEPIEPVVAESDFVKYEGKFEDYVTGSIDTSFGRINLGAGGKGIVKSQSSFGNLKKQEADLQKLMTDVRGRAINLQHTLLQQMLERKHEVLCILTERIITTQKCLISEHVQTEEKIASMVGISTKIIKVSVSENENMIKDSNVILEIPAPTAIAYGVIELYIKRDGQFEFCLLHEHQGGFERESTEGPSYRLVDFRDTLYPHLLDAVDNEKQSDSPIPSDASVSILNKDVLHIKTKFQPFANLSEDKQEALYRVLCELLLHEEVVIQLEDVLDNVYSEGNTELVVVKNIKPLEEPTVEEFLQLIGIDLPKKDLMQKVPSHQNKELLLAAHILLSAMAELSDYALVLLRACCDLQVLPTLCCLPDMTSRDGTVTLKDPMMAPLADTGRFWLVQRLFALSNINLEMTESSIRAVTTKKPRFLPIILYIALYGLCALACKTHS from the exons ATGTTTGCGAAAGCAACAAAGAATTTTGTGAAAGAGGTTGATTCTGGGGGAGACTTGATTCCTGTACCAAATCTGAATAACTTGGATAAACTGCAGTTTCTGAGCTTAgtgacaaagaagaagaaaatgtggtGCTGGCAGAAGCCAAAGTACCATATCTTGTCTGTCACACTGAATGATGTGCTTGCTAAAGGCGAACCCATAGAACCAG TTGTTGCAGAGTCTGACTTTGTGAAATATGAAGGGAAGTTTGAAGACTATGTCACAGGAAGCATTGACACTTCATTTGGTAGAATTAATCTGGGGGCTGGAGGAAAAGGTATTGTGAAAAGCCAGTCATCTTTTGGGAATCTGAAAAAGCAAGAAGCTGATTTGCAGAAACTTATGACGGATGTCAGAGGAAG agcAATAAATTTACAGCATACATTGCTGCAGCAAATGCTTGAAAGAAAGCATGAAGTTCTTTGTATCCTGACAGAAAGAATAATAACAACTCAAAAATGTTTAATATCTGAGCATGTTCAGACAGAGGAAAAAATAGCCAGCATGGTGGGGATCAGTACAAAAATTATAAAG GTTTCAGTGAGCGAAAATGAGAATATGATAAAGGATTCTAATGTGATCTTGGAGATCCCTGCTCCCACAGCTATTGCTTATGGTGTGATAGAACTGTATATAAAACGTGATGGTCAGTTTG AATTCTGCCTGCTTCATGAACACCAGGGTGGTTTTGAAAGAGAGAGCACAGAAGGACCATCTTATAGACTTGTAGACTTCAGAGATACTCTTTACCCACATCTTCTAGATGCTGTGGATAATGAAAAGCAGTCCGATAGCCCTATCCCCAGTGATGCTTCAGTAAGCATTTTGAACAAAG atgtCTTACATATAAAGACCAAATTCCAGCCTTTTGCAAATCTTTCGGAGGATAAGCAGGAAGCATTATACCGAGTACTCTGTGAACTTCTGCTTCATGAAGAAGTTGTGATTCAACTGGAGGATGTG CTGGACAATGTGTACTCTGAAGGCAATACTGAACTTGTAGTCGTGAAGAACATAAAGCCTCTAGAGGAACCAACTGTAGAGGAGTTCTTACAGCTTATAGGAATCGATTTACCCAAAAAAGATTTGATGCAGAAGGTTCCTTCACATCAGAACAAGGAGCTCCTCTTAGCTGCTCACATCCTTCTCAGTGCTATGGCAG AACTCTCAGATTATGCACTTGTCCTGCTGCGTGCCTGTTGTGATCTTCAGGTTCTCCCTACACTGTGCTGCTTG CCCGATATGACCTCAAGGGATGGCACAGTGACACTTAAAGATCCAATGATGGCTCCACTTGCTGACACAGGAAGGTTCTGGCTAGTGCAAAGGCTGTTTGCTTTATCAAACATTAACCTCGAAATGACAGAGTCTTCCATAAGAGCTGTAACCACGAAGAAACCCAGATTTCTTCCAATCATTCTTTATATAGCATTGTATGGACTTTGTGCATTAGCCTGTAAAACCCATTCTTGA